GCGCCCGAAGATGGGGGCTGTCGCCGCGCGACTGGCCGACCGGGTCATCATCACCTCGGATAACCCGCGCAGCGAGGAGCCCGAGAGCATCTGCCGCGAGATCGAGGCGGGCCTGCGGGAAGAGGCGGCAGGGGGCGGTGCCCGCATGGAAGGGTACGAGGTGCTGGTGGACCGCCGGCAGGCCATCGAGCAGGCGGTATGCCAGGCGGGGCCGGGAGATCTGGTGATCGTGGCCGGGAAGGGGCACGAGACGTACCAGATCTTCAAGGACCGGGTCATCCCCTTCGACGACCACCAGGTCGTGCGGGAGGCGCTCCAGAAGCTGGGCTACGGAAGGAGCAACTGACGAAACGTGAAGGCGGTCAGTGCCGGGGAGATAGCCCTGGCCTGCGGCGGCGAGGTGGTGCGTGGCCCCGCGGAGGTGGTGGTGGAGCGGGTCTCGACCGACTCCCGGTCGGTCGTTCCCGGCGACGTGTTCGTGGCGCTTCGGGGGCCCCGCTTCGACGGTCACGACTTCGTGTTCGAGGCGGTTCAGAAGGGCGCACGGGCCGCGCTGGTCGACCGGGCTTCCGTGGCGAGGTTCTCCGGGGCTTCCTTTACCGTGGTCGCGGTGGACGACACGCTGCAGGGGCTCCAGCGCCTTGCTGCGTGGTACCGGGGCCAGCTGTCGGCCCGGGTGGTGGCCGTAACCGGCAGCGTCGGCAAGACGTCAACCAAGGAGATGGCGGCGGCCATCCTCTCCCGGTGGGGCAGCACGGTGAGGGCTCCCGCCAGCTTCAACAACGAGGTGGGGGTGCCGCTCGCGATCCTGGCGGCCGGCCAGGATACGCAGGCGCTGGTGCTGGAGATCGGGATGCGCGGGCCGGGGCAGATCCGGAAGCTTTGCGGGGTGGCACGGCCTACGGTGGGCATCGTCACCAACGTGGGCGAAGCCCATGTGGGCCTGCTCGGCAGCCTGGAGGCCATCGCGAAAGCCAAGGCGGAACTGGTGGAGAGCCTGCCCGCCGGGGGCGTCGCGGTGCTCAACGCCGACGACGAACGCGTGCGGGCCATGGCGGAAGTCGCCCCCGAGGGCGTCAGGGTGGTGACGTTCGGCGTCCGGAAGCCTGCCGACGTCCGCGCGGAGAACGTCCGGGGCGGGGGGCTGTCCGGGACGCAGTTCGACCTGGTTCACGGGGAAAAGCGCGCCGCGTGCCGCCTTGCCATCCCCGGTCGCCACCTGGCGGCCAACGCTGCGGCGGCAGCTGCGGCCGCAATCGCCTGCGGCGTTCCCATCGAGACGGCCGCCGAGGGGCTGTCGGGCTTTGCCGGGGCCAGCATGCGCATGGAGGTCGAGACAAGCCCTTCCGGCGTCGTCATCCTCAACGACGCGTACAACGCCAGTCCCGCTTCCATGCGGGCCGCCCTGGAGACGCTGGAGACGGTCGCGGCCGAAGAGGGCCACCGGGCCGTGGCGGTCCTCGGCGACATGCTGGAACTGGGCACCCACGCGCCCGAGGCCCACCGCGCCATCGGCCAGGAGGCGGCCAGGCGGGGCGTCGATCTGCTCATCGCCGTGGGGGAAATGGCCGATCTCATCGCCCGGGGAGCGCAGGAGGGCGGGGCCGGTTCGGAGATGACCATCATCCGCGTCGGCACCGCAGAGCAGGCGGCGGCGGCCGCGCTGCGCCACGTGCGTCCCGGCGACGCCGTGCTCGTGAAAGCCTCCCGGGCAATCGGGCTCGAGGCGGTCGTCGGCGCCTTGCGGCAGGCAGGGGGGGACGGCCCGTCTTGAGCGCCATCGGCGGCGTCATCGGGGCGGCGCTGTTCAGCACCGCCGTCACCATGCTGCTGTTGCCGGGAGCCATCCGCGTCCTGCACCGGGTGGGCGCCGGGAAGAGCATCCGTTCCGAAGGACCGGCCCGGCACGCCGGCAAGGCCGGCACGCCCACCATGGGGGGCGCCGTCGTCGTGGCGGCGGCCGCCTCGTCCACCCTCATCTTCTCTCCTGATCTGGCCACGGCGGCGATCATGGCGGCCATCCCGGTTGCGTATGGCGTTCTGGGGAGCCTCGACGATCTGAGGGCGCTGCGGCTGCGCCGGGCCATGGGGCTGAGGGCCCGCGAGAAGTTCCTCGGGCAGGCTCTGCTCGGGGCGTTCTTCGCCGTGTGGGCGCTGCGGGTGTTGCCCGAGGTGACGGTCGTCTCCCTTCCGTTCGGCGGAGGCCTGTGGTCGCTGAGCCCGGCCCTCTTCGTGGCGCTGGCGGCGCTGGCCACCGTGGGTGCGGCCAACGGAGTCAACCTGACGGACGGGCTGGACGGTCTGGCGGCGGGTTCGGTGGCGGTCGCGTCGGCCGTCTACGCGGGGGCTGCCCTGCTGATGGACAAGCCCGGTGTGGCCATCTTTGCCGCCAGCGTGGGCGGCGCGTGCTTGGGGTTCATGTGGTATAACGGCTACCCAGCCCAGGTATTCATGGGAGATACGGGTAGCCTCGCGCTGGGAGCCGCGCTGTCGGTCATGGCCATCTTCACGGGGACGGTGCTGGCGCTGCCCCTCGTGGGCGGGCTGTTCGTCGCCGAGACCCTCTCGGTGATGGCGCAGGTGGGGTACTTCAAGCTCACGGGCGGGCGGCGGCTGTTGCGCATGAGCCCGCTTCACCACCACCTGGAACTCATTGGCTGGACCGAGCCGCAGGTGGTCGTACGGCTCTGGCTCACCGCAATCCTCTTCGGGCTGCTCGGCCTGTGGGCGATGCTCCCCGGGCTCAGGGGGTGATCCGGGTGGGCGCTCGGCAGCGCCCTTTCAAGCTCGGCCCCGTGCCAGGCGCCGGAGGCATGGAGACCGCGGGGACGGCGGCACGCGCGGGGATGTACCCGGACGCAGCCCCGCCGGACGTGGTGCTCATCCTTGCCGTCGCCACCCTGATGGCGATCGGGGTGGTGATGGTGCTCAGCTCCAGCTACACCCGCGCGCTGAGCCAGTTTCACGACCCGTACTACTTCTTCAAGCGCCAGGTGGTCTACGCCGTCGCCGGGTGGGGGCTGGTGGCCGCCATCATGCGGCTCGACGTGCAGCGGCTGCGGGCGGTGGCCGTTCCGCTGATGGCGCTCGGTTACGTCCTTTTGGCCGTCGTGCTGGCGGTGGGGCAGGAGATCGGCGGGTCGCGGCGTTGGATCAGCCTTCCGTTCGTCAACCTGCAGCCGTCCGAGCTGGCGAAGCTCGCCGCCGTCAACTTCGCCGCATTCTGGGCCGCCCAGCGTCCGCAGGCCATGGGCTCGTTCTTCCGGGGTCCGCTCGTGCCCCTGATCGCGGCGGGCCTGGCCTTCGGGCTCATCATGCTGGAGCCGGACTTCGGCACCGGCGTCATGCTCCTGTTCGTGGTGGTGGTCGTTCTCTTCGCAGGGGGCATGAAACCGGGGCAGTTGGCCCTTCTCGGCGTGCTCATCCTTCCGGTCATGGGCGTTCTCATCTGGATGGAGCCATACCGGATGGCACGGTTGCTGGCGTTCATCGACCCGTGGGCGGACCCCGCCGGGCGTGGATGGAGCGTCATTCAGTCGCTCCTGGCCATTGGGTCGGGAGGCCTGTTCGGGCTGGGGCTCGGGCAGAGCCGGCAGAAGTTTGCCTACCTTCCCGAGCACCACACCGACTTCATCTTTGCCATCCTCAGCGAAGAACTCGGTTGGGTGGGCGCCGTTACTGTGGTCGTGCTTTTCCTGATCATCGCCTGGCGGGGATACCGCATCGCGCTGGGGCTCGAGGATCCGTATGAACAGTTGCTGGCAGTGGGGTGCGTCACCCTGGTGGTGGGGCAGGGGCTGCTCAACATCGGGGTGGTCAGCGGCTCGCTCCCGGTCACCGGGATTCCGCTGCCATTCGTCTCCTACGGGGGGAGCTCCCTCATGGCCAGCATGACCGCCATCGGAGTGCTTTTGAAGCTCTCCCGGCACAGCGTGGTTTGAAGGAGGAACAGGTGGCAGCTTCCGAGCGCCAAACGGCGGCGCCGCGCATCGCCATCGCCGCGGCCGGAACCGGCGGGCACATCTACCCCGGGCTGGCCGTGGCCCAGGCGCTGAGGATGCTGGAGCCCAACGTCGAGGTGTGGTTCCTCACGACCCGGCGCGGGTTGGGGCCGGACATCCTGGCGCAGCACGGGGAGCGATTCGTGGTCACCCCTGGG
This genomic stretch from Bacillota bacterium harbors:
- the murF gene encoding UDP-N-acetylmuramoyl-tripeptide--D-alanyl-D-alanine ligase produces the protein MKAVSAGEIALACGGEVVRGPAEVVVERVSTDSRSVVPGDVFVALRGPRFDGHDFVFEAVQKGARAALVDRASVARFSGASFTVVAVDDTLQGLQRLAAWYRGQLSARVVAVTGSVGKTSTKEMAAAILSRWGSTVRAPASFNNEVGVPLAILAAGQDTQALVLEIGMRGPGQIRKLCGVARPTVGIVTNVGEAHVGLLGSLEAIAKAKAELVESLPAGGVAVLNADDERVRAMAEVAPEGVRVVTFGVRKPADVRAENVRGGGLSGTQFDLVHGEKRAACRLAIPGRHLAANAAAAAAAAIACGVPIETAAEGLSGFAGASMRMEVETSPSGVVILNDAYNASPASMRAALETLETVAAEEGHRAVAVLGDMLELGTHAPEAHRAIGQEAARRGVDLLIAVGEMADLIARGAQEGGAGSEMTIIRVGTAEQAAAAALRHVRPGDAVLVKASRAIGLEAVVGALRQAGGDGPS
- the mraY gene encoding phospho-N-acetylmuramoyl-pentapeptide-transferase, translating into MSAIGGVIGAALFSTAVTMLLLPGAIRVLHRVGAGKSIRSEGPARHAGKAGTPTMGGAVVVAAAASSTLIFSPDLATAAIMAAIPVAYGVLGSLDDLRALRLRRAMGLRAREKFLGQALLGAFFAVWALRVLPEVTVVSLPFGGGLWSLSPALFVALAALATVGAANGVNLTDGLDGLAAGSVAVASAVYAGAALLMDKPGVAIFAASVGGACLGFMWYNGYPAQVFMGDTGSLALGAALSVMAIFTGTVLALPLVGGLFVAETLSVMAQVGYFKLTGGRRLLRMSPLHHHLELIGWTEPQVVVRLWLTAILFGLLGLWAMLPGLRG
- the ftsW gene encoding putative lipid II flippase FtsW; the encoded protein is MGARQRPFKLGPVPGAGGMETAGTAARAGMYPDAAPPDVVLILAVATLMAIGVVMVLSSSYTRALSQFHDPYYFFKRQVVYAVAGWGLVAAIMRLDVQRLRAVAVPLMALGYVLLAVVLAVGQEIGGSRRWISLPFVNLQPSELAKLAAVNFAAFWAAQRPQAMGSFFRGPLVPLIAAGLAFGLIMLEPDFGTGVMLLFVVVVVLFAGGMKPGQLALLGVLILPVMGVLIWMEPYRMARLLAFIDPWADPAGRGWSVIQSLLAIGSGGLFGLGLGQSRQKFAYLPEHHTDFIFAILSEELGWVGAVTVVVLFLIIAWRGYRIALGLEDPYEQLLAVGCVTLVVGQGLLNIGVVSGSLPVTGIPLPFVSYGGSSLMASMTAIGVLLKLSRHSVV